A genomic window from Lotus japonicus ecotype B-129 chromosome 1, LjGifu_v1.2 includes:
- the LOC130732444 gene encoding probable WRKY transcription factor 49: MMEEIMANWSPILDDDGSPFLMQPEPNNTIIRAVSRDQAFNYRFISNIYSGPTISDIENALSVTTNKTEHFSASARVSILERNLSKIENKYTLKIKCFGNGMGDDGYKWRKYGQKSIKNSPNPRSYYRCTNPRCSAKKQVERSNEDPETLIITYEGLHLHFAYPCFLVGQPQQSQSHPPVKKSKFTSSQVQAQAQAQDFIVNEAQASASVGLTSPTLLNSPQDMAQQNLGSQGLLEDMVPFMVRNPSNNLNSGYSKLSCSADPSPTSPPLWTSGHSTSFHTVGLNSTT, from the exons ATGATGGAGGAAATAATGGCCAATTGGTCTCCAATATTAGATGATGATGGGTCTCCTTTTCTCATGCAGCCAGAGCCAAACAACACCATAATTAGAGCAGTTTCAAGAGACCAAGCCTTTAATTATAGGTTCATCTCCAACATTTACTCAGGCCCTACCATCTCAGACATTGAAAATGCTTTATCTGTGACCACCAACAAAACAGAGCACTTTTCAGCATCAGCCAG AGTTTCCATTTtggaaaggaatttgagcaagATTGAGAACAAGTACACCCTGAAAATCAAATGCTTCGGCAATGGGATGGGTGATGATGGATATAAGTGGCGGAAGTATGGACAGAAATCTATTAAGAATAGCCCAAATCCTAG GAGTTACTATAGATGCACCAATCCAAGGTGCAGTGCGAAGAAGCAGGTTGAAAGATCCAATGAGGACCCTGAGACTCTTATCATCACATATGAAGGGCTCCACCTCCACTTTGCATACCCATGCTTCCTGGTGGGCCAACCACAGCAATCCCAGTCCCACCCACCAGTCAAGAAGTCCAAGTTTACCTCTTCACAAGTCCAAGCCCAGGCCCAAGCCCAGGACTTCATAGTCAACGAAGCCCAAGCCAGTGCTTCTGTGGGCCTGACATCACCCACGCTGCTGAACTCTCCACAAGACATGGCCCAACAAAATTTGGGCTCACAAGGGTTGCTTGAAGACATGGTGCCATTCATGGTGAGAAACCCCTCCAACAACCTCAACAGTGGTTACTCGAAACTTTCATGTTCCGCAGACCCTTCTCCAACATCACCTCCTCTGTGGACTTCTGGTCATTCCACCTCCTTTCATACCGTTGGCTTGAATTCAACCACTTag
- the LOC130732445 gene encoding amino acid transporter AVT1D-like: MLRGEIMKLDEDLGPDREDDFQTDDEENQGQRVFENLDDQTDSDNSQAPSRNLSNEVPLSPSWPQSYRQSMDMLTNVSVTPPGLGLTFLRRMSSTGRSNSASQQYQDDSSLTTPLVSDNVSSKQPHHVQSLVSSSCTKFSASELPPPQQQCSFAQSVINGTNILCGIGILTIPYAVKEGGWLSLTILVMFAIMCCYTGILLMKCLDSDSGLKAYPDIGQAAFGIFGRLGISIVLYMELFASCVEYITLFSDNLESMFPNTNIRFAGTNLGTHQIYAITAALLVLPTVWLRNLSLLSYISVGGIFASILVTFCLFWVGVIDQAGVQFKPGGKLLDLANISVSIGVFGFGFAGHAVFPNIYSSMKEPSKFPSVIYISFAFCLVMYISVAAVGYLTFGDSIESQFTLNMPKELYASKIAIWTTVVTPIAKYAITLLPISLSIEELVPSPRLKCYAMSVLIRTVLVILSLVVALSVPYFGSVLALVGSLMSMLVALIYPCACYLKLHKGSLSKIEITNCYIIICVGLICASMGTYSAMTRIFGEGD; this comes from the exons ATGCTTAGAGGTGAGATAATGAAGTTAGATGAGGATTTGGGTCCTGATCGTGAGGATGACTTTCAAACAGATGATGAAGAAAACCAAGGACAAAGGGTGTTCGAAAATTTGGATGATCAAACCGATTCAGATAactcacaagctccttcacgaAATTTATCCAACGAGGTTCCCCTTAGTCCTTCTTGGCCTCAAAGCTATAG ACAATCTATGGACATGTTAACCAATGTAAGCGTAACGCCCCCTGGGCTTGGGCTTACTTTCCTACGGAGAATGAGCTCAACAGGGAGATCCAACTCTGCCTCTCAACAATACCAAGATGATTCCTCTTTGACGACACCTCTTGTTTCCGATAATGTTTCATCCAAACAGCCCCACCATGTTCAATCACTAGTATCTTCTAGTTGTACAAAATTTTCTGCAAGTGaactgccaccaccacaacaacaATGTTCATTTGCACAATCAGTGATTAATG GTACCAATATACTATGTGGGATAGGAATTCTCACCATTCCGTATGCTGTTAAAGAAGGGGGTTGGCTGAGCCTtaccatacttgtgatgtttgCTATCATGTGTTGTTATACTGGGATTTTATTAATGAAATGTTTAGATAGTGACTCTGGACTCAAAGCTTACCCAGATATTGGTCAGGCTGCTTTTGGAATTTTTGGTCGCCTTGGGATTTCA ATTGTTTTGTACATGGAACTGTTT GCCTCTTGTGTTGAGTACATAACATTATTCAGTGATAACCTGGAATCAATGTTTCCTAACACCAACATCAGATTTGCTGGGACTAACTTGGGTACTCATCAAATATATGCCATCACAGCGGCTCTTCTTGTTCTACCAACGGTTTGGCTGCGAAATCTAAGTCTGCTTTCTTATATTtcag TTGGAGGAATATTTGCATCAATACTTGTGACGTTTTGCTTATTTTGGGTTGGGGTGATAGACCAAGCTGGAGTTCAATTCAAGCCAGGAGGAAAACTTTTAGACCTTGCAAACATATCTGTCTCAATTGGTGTTTTTGGTTTTGGCTTTGCTGGCCATGCAGTGTTTCCAAACATCTACTCTTCCATGAAGGAACCATCAAAATTCCCATCAGTTATATACATTAG CTTTGCCTTTTGTCTTGTTATGTACATAAGTGTAGCAGCAGTTGGCTATTTAACGTTTGGTGACTCAATTGAATCTCAGTTTACCTTAAACATGCCAAAAGAATTATATGCATCCAAGATCGCAATCTGGACAACT GTAGTGACCCCAATAGCAAAATATGCCATAACATTATTGCCAATTTCATTGAGCATAGAAGAACTTGTCCCGTCTCCTAGGCTAAAATGTTATGCCATGTCTGTCCTTATCAGAACAGTTTTAGTGATTTTAAGTTTAGTCGTGGCCCTCTCTGTTCCATACTTTG GTTCTGTGTTAGCACTGGTTGGTTCTTTGATGTCAATGCTAGTT GCACTTATTTACCCCTGCGCGTGTTATCTCAAGCTACATAAGGGCAGCTTATCAAAAATTGAG ATAACAAATTGTTATATTATTATTTGTGTGGGACTCATATGCGCTTCCATGGGAACATATTCAGCTATGACAAGAATATTTGGAGAGGGGGACTAA
- the LOC130732446 gene encoding transcriptional regulator TAC1-like codes for MEFNAQNSSKSQQIGWRSDDLGGPGQVRSYSCTFCKRGFSNAQALGGHMNIHRRDRAKLKQSSEENLLSLDISMKSTEHLDSEENLAPQKGKLVSATTAEHPRNPSYVAKATGSSVVVQMSSEEEKTDLDLELRLGFEPLGSSILSTRAFF; via the coding sequence ATGGAGTTCAATGCCCAAAATTCTAGTAAATCTCAGCAAATAGGGTGGAGATCAGATGATTTGGGTGGTCCTGGACAAGTTAGGTCTTATTCTTGTACCTTTTGCAAGAGAGGGTTCTCAAATGCACAAGCACTAGGTGGCCACATGAATATCCATAGAAGGGATAGAGCCAAGCTCAAGCAATCTTCCGAAGAAAACTTGCTTTCTTTGGACATTTCAATGAAGAGCACAGAGCACCTTGATTCAGAAGAGAACCTAGCACCTCAAAAAGGCAAGCTGGTAAGTGCAACAACAGCAGAACATCCTCGTAATCCTTCATATGTTGCCAAAGCAACTGGTAGTAGTGTTGTTGTACAGATGAGCAGTGAAGAGGAGAAAACAGATTTAGACCTTGAGCTCAGGTTAGGCTTTGAACCGCTTGGGTCATCAATATTGAGCACCAGAGCGTTCTTTTGA